A section of the Saccharopolyspora gregorii genome encodes:
- a CDS encoding flavin-containing monooxygenase, which produces MSPIRQPHVAIIGSGFAGIAVAAQLKRAGHTSFTIFERAPGVGGVWRDNTYPGAACDVPSHLYSYSFQPEPTWRRRFAEQPEILRYLRRCVEQNRLTRHLRLNTSIESAAYDEKARKWRLRTGSGDLVEADVLVPAVGQLSEPVVPNLPGLDEFDGPAFHSARWDHQLDLRDKRVAVIGTGASAVQFVPAIADRVREMTVFQRSAPHIVPRPDRAYQSWHRFAFRHIPGAQAVGRFGVWLFFEAAGRGLTTAQGIGRLFTVVAGGHRRRQVPAEPLRADLAPDHQIGCKRVLFSSEYYPAFSREGVRLERGAIERVTSNGVRTADGVEHPADVIIFGTGFDASNFLSTLDITGAGGARLDEVWKRGARAYLGMAVPGFPNMFVMYGPNTNLGSGSVVHVLESQARYVVRLVRRLARRPGAALDVLPAAAERFDHEMQRRLRDSVWTSCRSWYRDADGRVSTNWPGSMTEYRRRTRCPDLNDFQVLTASTT; this is translated from the coding sequence ATGTCGCCGATCCGCCAACCCCATGTCGCCATCATCGGCAGCGGGTTCGCGGGCATCGCGGTGGCCGCGCAGCTCAAGCGGGCCGGCCACACCTCGTTCACGATCTTCGAACGCGCCCCCGGCGTGGGCGGGGTGTGGCGGGACAACACCTACCCGGGGGCCGCGTGCGACGTGCCCTCGCACCTGTACTCCTACTCGTTCCAGCCGGAACCGACGTGGCGGCGCCGGTTCGCCGAGCAGCCGGAGATCCTGCGGTACCTGCGGCGCTGCGTGGAGCAGAACCGGCTGACCCGGCACCTGCGGCTGAACACCTCCATCGAATCCGCCGCCTACGACGAGAAGGCCCGGAAGTGGCGGCTGCGCACCGGATCCGGCGACCTCGTCGAGGCGGACGTGCTGGTACCCGCGGTGGGCCAGCTCAGCGAACCGGTCGTGCCGAACCTGCCCGGGCTGGACGAGTTCGACGGCCCGGCCTTCCACTCCGCCCGCTGGGACCACCAGCTCGACCTGCGCGACAAGCGGGTCGCGGTGATCGGCACGGGCGCGAGCGCGGTGCAGTTCGTCCCCGCGATCGCCGACCGGGTGCGGGAGATGACGGTGTTCCAGCGCTCGGCGCCGCACATCGTTCCCCGGCCGGACCGCGCCTACCAGTCCTGGCACCGGTTCGCGTTCCGCCACATCCCCGGCGCGCAGGCCGTCGGCCGGTTCGGCGTCTGGCTGTTCTTCGAGGCGGCCGGTCGCGGGCTGACCACCGCGCAGGGCATCGGCAGGCTGTTCACCGTGGTCGCGGGTGGCCACCGGCGCAGGCAGGTGCCCGCGGAGCCGCTGCGCGCGGACCTCGCGCCCGACCACCAGATCGGCTGCAAGCGGGTGCTGTTCTCCAGCGAGTACTACCCGGCGTTCTCCCGCGAGGGCGTCCGGCTGGAGCGCGGAGCGATCGAACGGGTCACGTCGAACGGGGTGCGGACCGCGGACGGGGTCGAGCACCCCGCGGATGTGATCATCTTCGGGACCGGGTTCGACGCGAGCAACTTCCTGTCCACACTGGACATCACCGGCGCCGGTGGCGCCCGGCTGGACGAGGTGTGGAAGCGGGGTGCGCGCGCCTACCTGGGCATGGCGGTGCCCGGCTTCCCGAACATGTTCGTGATGTACGGCCCGAACACCAACCTCGGCTCCGGATCGGTGGTGCACGTGCTGGAGAGCCAGGCCAGGTATGTGGTGCGCCTCGTGCGCAGGCTCGCCCGGAGACCCGGTGCCGCGCTGGACGTGCTCCCGGCCGCCGCCGAGCGGTTCGACCACGAGATGCAGCGGCGGCTGCGCGACAGCGTGTGGACCTCCTGCCGCAGCTGGTACCGGGACGCCGACGGGCGGGTGAGCACCAACTGGCCCGGATCCATGACCGAGTACCGCAGGCGCACCCGCTGCCCCGACCTGAACGACTTCCAGGTGCTGACGGCCTCCACCACGTGA
- a CDS encoding GMC family oxidoreductase N-terminal domain-containing protein has translation MPDHDYDVLVIGSGFGGGVSALRLTEKGYRVGVVEAGRRFRDEDFPKTSWRLRDYLYLPKLGCYGIFRFDLLKDVLILSGAGVGGGSLVYANTLYEPPEEFYAHPQWAGITDWRRELAPYYDQAKRMLGVAENPRDTPADEAMRAAAEDLGIAGTFHRAQVGVYFGEPGATAEDPYFGGAGPQRRGCLHCGECMTGCRHGAKNTVAKNYLHLAENAGAEVHPLTTVTEVRPLPGGGYAVSTVRTGRRLRKRRRTFTAREVVFSASALGTQKLLHRMRDTGALPGISSRLGLLSRTNSEQILAARARGDDRDYSEGVTITSSLHPDASTHIEPVRYGKGSNLLALLEAALVDPKPGRNRFLLGLRHMLRHWRDLPTLHSPRRWSQQTIVLLVMQAVDNSLTLRTKRGLFGRKLSSEQGDGEPNPTWIPAGHAAARSVAEKIDGVPAGSWADLANIPITGHFIGGCAIGSDAEHGVVDAYHRLYGHPGLHVVDGSTISANLGVNPSLTITAQAERAMAMWPNKGEPDRRPELGEPYRPVEPSVPSAPVVPAAAPGALRLPLSPI, from the coding sequence ATGCCCGACCACGACTACGACGTGCTCGTCATCGGATCCGGCTTCGGCGGCGGAGTGTCCGCGCTGCGCCTGACCGAGAAGGGCTACCGGGTCGGGGTGGTGGAGGCGGGCAGGCGGTTCCGCGACGAGGACTTCCCGAAGACCTCCTGGCGGCTGCGCGACTACCTGTACCTGCCGAAGCTCGGCTGCTACGGCATCTTCCGGTTCGACCTGCTCAAGGACGTGCTGATCCTCAGCGGCGCCGGGGTCGGCGGCGGATCCCTGGTGTACGCCAACACCCTCTACGAACCGCCGGAGGAGTTCTACGCGCACCCGCAGTGGGCCGGCATCACCGACTGGCGCCGCGAACTCGCGCCCTACTACGACCAGGCGAAGCGAATGCTCGGCGTCGCCGAGAACCCGCGCGACACCCCGGCCGACGAGGCGATGCGCGCCGCCGCCGAAGACCTCGGCATCGCGGGCACCTTCCACCGCGCGCAGGTCGGCGTGTACTTCGGCGAACCCGGTGCCACCGCCGAGGACCCGTACTTCGGCGGCGCCGGGCCGCAGCGGCGGGGCTGCCTGCACTGCGGCGAGTGCATGACCGGGTGCAGGCACGGCGCGAAGAACACCGTCGCGAAGAACTACCTGCACCTGGCCGAGAACGCCGGCGCCGAAGTGCACCCGCTGACCACGGTGACGGAGGTGCGCCCGCTGCCCGGCGGCGGCTACGCGGTCTCCACGGTGCGCACCGGCCGCCGGCTGCGCAAGCGGCGCCGCACGTTCACCGCGCGGGAAGTGGTGTTCTCCGCGTCGGCGCTGGGCACCCAGAAGCTGCTGCACCGGATGCGGGACACCGGTGCGCTGCCCGGGATCTCGTCCCGGCTGGGCCTGCTGAGCCGCACGAACTCCGAGCAGATCCTCGCCGCCCGCGCCCGCGGCGACGACCGCGACTACAGCGAAGGCGTCACCATCACGTCCTCGCTGCACCCGGACGCGTCGACGCACATCGAACCGGTCCGCTACGGCAAGGGCAGCAACCTGCTGGCGCTGCTGGAGGCCGCGCTGGTCGACCCGAAGCCCGGCCGCAACCGGTTCCTGCTGGGGCTGCGGCACATGCTGCGCCACTGGCGCGACCTGCCGACGCTACACTCGCCGCGCCGCTGGTCGCAGCAGACGATCGTGCTGCTGGTGATGCAGGCGGTGGACAACTCGCTGACGCTGCGCACCAAGCGGGGCCTGTTCGGGCGCAAGCTCAGCAGCGAGCAGGGCGACGGGGAACCGAACCCGACGTGGATCCCCGCCGGGCACGCCGCGGCCCGCTCGGTCGCCGAGAAGATCGACGGGGTGCCCGCGGGCAGCTGGGCGGACCTGGCGAACATCCCCATCACCGGGCACTTCATCGGCGGCTGCGCCATCGGCTCCGACGCCGAGCACGGCGTGGTCGACGCCTACCACCGGCTCTACGGGCACCCGGGGCTGCACGTGGTCGACGGCTCGACGATCTCGGCGAACCTGGGGGTGAACCCGTCGCTGACCATCACCGCGCAGGCGGAGCGGGCGATGGCGATGTGGCCGAACAAGGGCGAACCGGACCGCCGCCCCGAGCTGGGTGAGCCGTACCGGCCGGTCGAGCCCAGCGTCCCGTCGGCCCCCGTGGTGCCAGCGGCGGCACCGGGGGCGCTGCGGCTGCCGCTGAGCCCGATCTGA
- a CDS encoding acetoacetate decarboxylase family protein, translated as MTYPPEPWELHGDLHLSLWSLPEVELPGVPLETPPVLIGDRGLVGTAWVRYGPGSVLEYDELLVAVLVRDGAVPRVHISQIWVDSPESLRGGRELWGIPKESAEFRRRTGARVTSCAAGGIASAGFSRLARVPGRWPFAYRVAQDLHEFQQSPVRGSAGLTWCSAVWRFDPDGPLAWLDGRRPVASAALTDFSMSFGAASG; from the coding sequence ATGACCTATCCACCAGAACCGTGGGAGCTGCACGGCGACCTGCACCTGTCGCTGTGGTCGCTGCCGGAGGTGGAGCTGCCGGGAGTGCCGCTGGAGACGCCACCGGTGCTGATCGGCGACCGCGGTCTCGTCGGCACCGCGTGGGTGCGCTACGGGCCGGGCAGCGTCCTGGAGTACGACGAGCTGCTCGTGGCCGTCCTGGTGCGCGACGGCGCGGTGCCGCGGGTGCACATCAGCCAGATCTGGGTGGACAGCCCGGAATCCTTGCGGGGCGGGCGCGAGCTGTGGGGGATCCCCAAGGAGAGCGCGGAGTTCCGCAGGCGCACCGGCGCGCGGGTCACCTCGTGCGCGGCCGGGGGCATCGCCTCCGCCGGTTTCTCCCGGTTGGCCCGGGTGCCCGGTCGCTGGCCGTTCGCCTACCGCGTCGCCCAGGACCTGCACGAGTTCCAGCAGTCCCCGGTGCGCGGATCGGCCGGGCTGACCTGGTGCTCGGCGGTGTGGCGGTTCGATCCGGACGGGCCGCTGGCGTGGCTGGACGGGCGGCGGCCGGTGGCGAGCGCGGCGCTCACCGACTTCTCGATGAGCTTCGGCGCGGCGTCCGGCTGA
- a CDS encoding thiaminase II/PqqC family protein encodes MTGSARALLDSIHRELAPREGENRLVPLVRDGAAPRSVLAALAAEESRIVPCDWRSFLTLSARAADRPTREFFAGLAAGEGAALGALPKLSAALGWSEQDVADYRPKAGCQAYPAYMSWLALHAEPGDAAVAIVSNFAAFGAYCAEVAQALRSRYGLSDADCEFFDLFGTPVPGADEQAEAAVQAELDAGRITESRAREYARLFQDYELMFWNTLPDELGTAAPNE; translated from the coding sequence ATGACCGGTTCCGCGCGCGCCCTGCTGGACTCGATTCACCGCGAACTCGCCCCGAGGGAGGGGGAGAACCGGCTGGTGCCGCTGGTGCGGGACGGTGCCGCGCCGAGGTCGGTGCTGGCCGCGCTGGCGGCGGAGGAGTCCCGCATCGTGCCGTGCGACTGGCGCAGCTTCCTCACCCTGTCCGCGCGCGCAGCGGACCGGCCCACCCGCGAGTTCTTCGCCGGGCTCGCCGCGGGGGAGGGGGCGGCGCTGGGCGCGCTGCCGAAGCTGTCGGCGGCGCTGGGCTGGAGCGAGCAGGACGTCGCCGACTACCGGCCGAAGGCGGGCTGCCAGGCCTACCCCGCGTACATGTCGTGGCTCGCCCTGCACGCCGAGCCCGGGGACGCGGCGGTGGCGATCGTGTCGAACTTCGCCGCGTTCGGCGCCTACTGCGCGGAGGTGGCCCAGGCGCTGCGCAGCAGGTACGGACTGTCCGATGCGGACTGCGAGTTCTTCGACCTGTTCGGCACCCCGGTGCCGGGCGCCGACGAGCAAGCGGAAGCGGCGGTGCAGGCCGAGCTCGACGCGGGCCGCATCACCGAGTCCCGCGCCCGCGAGTACGCGCGCCTGTTCCAGGACTACGAGCTCATGTTCTGGAACACCCTCCCCGACGAACTCGGAACCGCTGCGCCGAACGAGTGA